Proteins encoded together in one Bacillota bacterium window:
- a CDS encoding small basic family protein yields MWIGFWLAIIGLVIGAVIGLKVPLVFPQAYGKYMGLAVLAALDSVFGGVRSSMEDHFDNVIFISGFFSNALLAAGLVFIGDRLGVELYTAAIVAFGVRLFQNLGIIRRHLMNKANKTKK; encoded by the coding sequence ATGTGGATCGGGTTCTGGCTGGCGATAATAGGTCTTGTAATTGGAGCCGTGATTGGGCTGAAGGTGCCGCTTGTTTTTCCCCAGGCTTACGGTAAGTATATGGGGTTAGCGGTACTTGCGGCGCTGGACTCGGTGTTCGGCGGGGTACGCTCCTCGATGGAGGACCATTTTGATAATGTAATCTTTATCAGCGGCTTCTTCAGTAACGCGCTTCTCGCCGCCGGCCTGGTCTTTATCGGCGACCGTCTCGGGGTGGAGCTTTACACGGCGGCAATTGTGGCCTTTGGGGTGCGATTATTCCAGAATCTAGGAATCATACGCCGCCATCTCATGAATAAAGCAAATAAAACAAAAAAGTAA
- a CDS encoding DUF881 domain-containing protein, with protein sequence MRVIHLTMMLVALFLGLMIAVQYRLSREIERTVPIQRVQRLTSEVLAARQERDRLQARVTGLRNELDEATTQAGLKPMKDKLAGYRIEAGLVPVTGPGVEVTLSDSNAVLQPGQNPNLYVLHDEDVLRVLNELRAAGGEALAINGERLLSTSEVRCIGPTILVNKARRVAAPFIITAIGDPDTMINSLKMRGGVVDTLQQFWGIQVSIRKLAQVTIPAYKGSREFTHAHPVGGGVKP encoded by the coding sequence TTGCGGGTAATTCACCTCACAATGATGCTGGTGGCCCTCTTTCTGGGCCTGATGATCGCGGTTCAGTATCGGCTTTCCCGCGAGATTGAGCGAACGGTTCCAATCCAGCGGGTACAAAGGTTGACGTCGGAAGTGCTTGCGGCGCGGCAGGAAAGGGACCGGTTGCAGGCACGGGTTACCGGGCTCCGCAACGAGCTTGACGAGGCGACAACCCAGGCCGGCCTTAAACCGATGAAGGATAAGCTCGCCGGGTACCGGATTGAGGCCGGGTTGGTACCGGTAACCGGCCCAGGTGTTGAGGTGACCCTCAGCGACAGCAACGCTGTTCTTCAACCGGGACAGAACCCTAATCTATACGTGCTTCATGATGAAGACGTGCTGCGGGTGCTGAACGAATTGCGCGCGGCCGGGGGCGAGGCCCTGGCCATAAACGGCGAGCGTTTGCTTTCCACCAGTGAGGTCAGGTGCATCGGCCCGACCATTTTAGTCAATAAGGCCAGACGGGTAGCAGCTCCGTTTATCATCACCGCCATCGGAGACCCGGACACGATGATTAACTCCCTTAAGATGAGGGGCGGGGTGGTTGATACCCTCCAACAGTTCTGGGGCATCCAGGTCTCCATCCGAAAATTGGCGCAGGTTACGATTCCAGCCTACAAGGGGAGCCGGGAGTTCACCCACGCGCATCCGGTCGGCGGAGGGGTGAAGCCGTGA
- a CDS encoding DUF881 domain-containing protein encodes MKKRYTIALIALVLGFMITLQFRTTNRAAEPGVPLDRANELARELKDLARERAGLEAEANDLERKLSRTRLGYTQAKEILKAEVNDAAAVAGMTAVEGHGVMVTITNTSESAAPGAIFTFRDEDLLKLVNELRAAGAEAISINGQRLISISEIRLAGSFIIVNTQKITAPYEILAIGDSAALRSSLEIRGGLVETLRDWGMNVTVEPKNRVEIPAYKGSLRYEFAKQVKEG; translated from the coding sequence GTGAAAAAACGTTACACGATCGCCTTGATAGCCCTGGTATTGGGCTTTATGATCACGCTGCAGTTTCGCACTACCAACCGCGCTGCCGAGCCCGGCGTTCCTCTTGACCGCGCCAACGAATTAGCCCGGGAACTCAAGGATTTGGCCAGGGAGCGGGCGGGGCTTGAGGCGGAGGCGAATGATCTTGAAAGAAAGTTGTCCCGCACGCGTCTCGGGTATACCCAGGCCAAGGAAATACTAAAGGCCGAGGTGAATGACGCGGCTGCTGTGGCCGGGATGACCGCTGTTGAGGGGCACGGGGTAATGGTGACAATAACCAACACGAGTGAAAGTGCCGCGCCGGGTGCGATCTTCACCTTTCGCGACGAGGATCTTCTGAAGCTGGTAAACGAGCTGCGTGCCGCAGGGGCCGAGGCCATAAGTATCAACGGGCAGCGCCTTATCTCCATATCGGAGATCCGTCTTGCGGGTTCCTTTATCATTGTAAACACGCAGAAGATAACGGCGCCTTACGAGATCCTCGCCATAGGTGATTCAGCTGCGCTCAGGAGCAGCCTCGAGATCCGGGGGGGGTTGGTTGAAACTCTGCGCGACTGGGGAATGAACGTTACAGTGGAGCCGAAGAACAGAGTGGAGATCCCGGCTTATAAGGGTTCATTGCGTTATGAATTCGCGAAACAGGTTAAAGAAGGATGA
- the spoIIGA gene encoding sigma-E processing peptidase SpoIIGA → MNGYTVYVDELLANNMLMNYAILHLTAKLAGLPYRFLRLITAATVGSLYVMFIFFPEGGRIFNFSGKLALSALVVLIAFAPLSWRRFLGAWALFFGVSFAMGGVVLGINSLVGGTAAEGGLNDYAYLWPGILIALILVVVAGTKGAFLRRRLAEGFFRVPITIRMGLKKVELEALLDTGNQLIDPVSRYPVVIAEYDSVKDFMPPELREALEARFEPDFSAIGTKIEDPGWATRLRLIPYQSLGKRGGLLIGFKPDAVEVVYGGKVVRIKRVVVGIYRHRLSPEAKYNALLHPRLVDALL, encoded by the coding sequence ATGAATGGGTATACCGTTTACGTCGATGAGCTTCTAGCAAACAACATGTTGATGAATTACGCCATACTACACCTCACGGCTAAACTGGCGGGATTGCCGTATCGGTTTCTGCGCCTTATTACCGCGGCGACAGTCGGCTCGTTGTACGTGATGTTTATTTTCTTTCCCGAAGGAGGCCGGATTTTTAACTTTTCCGGGAAGCTCGCGCTTTCTGCTTTGGTGGTGCTCATCGCTTTCGCGCCGCTTTCATGGCGGCGTTTTCTCGGTGCCTGGGCGCTTTTCTTTGGAGTTTCATTCGCGATGGGGGGAGTGGTCCTCGGCATTAACAGCCTTGTCGGGGGCACGGCGGCGGAAGGCGGACTAAACGACTACGCATATCTATGGCCCGGTATTCTTATCGCCCTTATACTGGTGGTGGTTGCCGGGACGAAAGGCGCCTTTCTGCGCCGGAGGTTGGCGGAGGGTTTTTTCAGGGTTCCTATCACCATCCGTATGGGCTTGAAGAAGGTTGAACTGGAAGCTCTGCTGGACACCGGCAACCAGCTCATAGACCCGGTGAGCCGTTATCCGGTGGTAATCGCCGAGTACGATTCCGTCAAAGACTTTATGCCTCCCGAGCTTCGAGAAGCCTTAGAAGCACGTTTTGAGCCTGATTTTTCCGCCATCGGCACCAAAATTGAAGACCCCGGCTGGGCGACACGCCTGCGGCTGATCCCGTACCAGTCCCTCGGGAAGCGCGGCGGCCTGCTCATCGGTTTTAAGCCGGATGCGGTCGAGGTGGTTTACGGAGGAAAGGTGGTCCGGATTAAACGGGTGGTGGTGGGGATTTACCGCCACCGCTTAAGCCCGGAGGCGAAGTACAACGCCCTTCTTCACCCGCGGCTGGTTGACGCTTTGCTTTAA
- the ftsZ gene encoding cell division protein FtsZ codes for MIDVEIDLDKFANIKVIGVGGGGNNAVNRMISAGVRGVEFIAVNTDAQALAMSQSPNKIQIGAKLTKGLGAGGNPEIGEKAAEESREEIATGIKGADMVFVTAGMGGGTGTGGAPIVAELAKENGALTVGVVTRPFAFEGRKRQLQAETGISKLKERVDTLITIPNDRLLQVIDKNTSMIEAFRIADDVLRQGVQGISDLIAVPGLINLDFADVRTIMKDAGSALMGIGVARGENRAVESARMAISSPLLETTIEGARGILLNMTGDSSMRLLEVNEAAQIIAQVVDAEANIIFGAVIDESLNDEVRVTVIATGFDVRQVSEAMDFDLKTTVSQQHEDLDIPVFLLRRSGK; via the coding sequence GTGATTGATGTCGAAATCGATCTGGACAAATTTGCAAACATTAAGGTGATTGGCGTCGGTGGCGGCGGCAATAATGCCGTAAACCGGATGATTTCAGCTGGGGTAAGAGGAGTCGAATTTATCGCTGTTAATACCGATGCGCAGGCTTTAGCTATGTCCCAAAGCCCGAACAAGATCCAGATCGGTGCGAAGCTGACCAAGGGTCTGGGTGCAGGCGGAAATCCGGAAATCGGAGAGAAAGCGGCGGAGGAAAGCAGGGAAGAAATCGCTACGGGAATTAAGGGAGCGGACATGGTTTTCGTCACCGCCGGGATGGGTGGCGGAACGGGAACCGGTGGAGCGCCTATTGTGGCGGAACTGGCAAAAGAAAACGGAGCCCTTACCGTTGGCGTGGTGACACGCCCTTTCGCTTTTGAAGGACGTAAAAGACAGCTCCAGGCTGAAACGGGAATAAGCAAGCTGAAGGAGCGGGTCGATACCCTGATTACCATCCCCAACGACCGGCTTCTTCAGGTTATCGATAAGAACACCTCGATGATCGAAGCCTTCCGTATAGCCGATGATGTGCTGCGGCAGGGGGTACAGGGCATCTCCGATCTAATCGCCGTCCCCGGTTTGATTAATCTTGATTTTGCCGACGTGCGCACCATAATGAAAGACGCAGGCTCCGCCTTGATGGGCATCGGTGTGGCGCGCGGGGAGAACAGGGCGGTGGAGTCGGCCAGGATGGCGATTTCGAGCCCGCTGCTCGAAACAACGATCGAAGGGGCCAGGGGGATTCTCCTAAACATGACCGGTGATTCAAGCATGAGGCTGCTTGAGGTCAACGAGGCCGCACAAATCATCGCCCAGGTGGTTGACGCTGAAGCCAATATCATCTTCGGAGCGGTCATCGACGAGAGCCTGAACGATGAGGTGCGGGTAACGGTTATAGCTACGGGTTTCGATGTCAGACAGGTTTCGGAGGCGATGGATTTCGACCTGAAGACAACCGTAAGCCAGCAGCATGAAGACCTCGATATCCCTGTATTTCTGCTCCGGCGGTCAGGAAAATAA
- the sigE gene encoding RNA polymerase sporulation sigma factor SigE gives MLRCFIRIGWRRPGYYVGGPELLPPPLSVDEEVILLDKLETGDFTVRNTLIERNLRLVVYIARKYESTGVNVEDLVSIGSIGLIKAVNTFNPQRKVKLATYASRCIENEILMHLRRQSRIRQEISFDEPLNTDWDGNELLLSDILGTDIDITSRRIEEEVDRRVLRLALERLSGRERVIMELRFGLHSGEEKTQKEVADLLGISQSYISRLEKRIIKRLRKEMCRLA, from the coding sequence ATCCTGCGTTGTTTCATCCGTATCGGCTGGCGCCGGCCGGGGTATTACGTAGGCGGGCCGGAGTTGCTGCCGCCGCCCCTGAGCGTCGACGAAGAAGTGATTCTGCTCGATAAACTGGAAACCGGGGACTTTACGGTCCGCAACACCCTCATTGAAAGGAACCTGAGGCTGGTTGTGTACATTGCGCGCAAATATGAAAGCACCGGCGTAAACGTAGAGGACCTGGTTTCCATCGGGAGCATCGGCCTGATCAAGGCGGTTAACACCTTCAACCCGCAGCGCAAGGTAAAGCTGGCCACTTATGCCTCGCGGTGCATCGAAAACGAGATCCTTATGCACCTGCGCCGGCAGTCACGAATCCGGCAGGAGATTTCCTTCGACGAACCTCTAAATACCGACTGGGACGGCAACGAACTGCTCCTGTCGGATATACTGGGGACCGACATCGACATCACATCGAGAAGGATCGAAGAAGAGGTCGACCGTAGGGTCCTCCGCCTTGCTCTCGAACGTCTCAGCGGGCGCGAGCGGGTGATAATGGAACTGCGCTTCGGGCTCCACAGCGGTGAAGAAAAAACGCAAAAAGAAGTCGCGGACCTGCTCGGTATTTCGCAGTCTTACATCTCGCGTCTCGAGAAGCGGATAATCAAACGTCTGCGGAAGGAAATGTGCCGTTTGGCTTAG